From Chromohalobacter canadensis, one genomic window encodes:
- a CDS encoding MurR/RpiR family transcriptional regulator produces MPADNVDLPPRRYADLQLLALRARRGDAADLKLSAKGLALLEALLAQPEAVSLSGISQLAQHHGVNPSRLTRLAHALGLEGFKALQALFREDLSDSAFYSTRAQRLLDFGETPRAEGDALADDRALWQQEMQNLSATVEALDTTQLAAAAASIQQARRIHVIGLRASFGAAHYLAYYLDYLRDSVHLVSGHAGVSVEQALRLGEEDLVIGIAFRPESRMSIDYCRLAVEQGASLLALTNHSSSQLATLSESTLLAPAEGAFFFNPMSSLFMLVELLLSRVAREMGHDAVLALRQREALISRLHVE; encoded by the coding sequence ATGCCCGCCGACAATGTCGACTTGCCACCCCGGCGTTACGCCGACCTGCAACTGCTGGCGCTGCGTGCTCGACGCGGTGACGCCGCTGATCTGAAGCTTTCCGCCAAGGGGCTCGCATTGCTCGAGGCTTTATTGGCCCAGCCCGAGGCCGTGAGCCTGTCGGGTATCTCGCAATTGGCGCAGCACCACGGCGTGAACCCTTCGCGCCTGACGCGGTTGGCGCATGCCCTCGGCCTGGAAGGGTTCAAGGCGCTACAGGCGCTGTTTCGTGAAGATCTTAGCGATAGCGCCTTCTATTCCACGCGTGCCCAGCGTCTGCTGGATTTCGGCGAGACGCCCCGGGCCGAGGGCGACGCGTTGGCCGATGACCGCGCGCTATGGCAGCAAGAGATGCAAAATCTATCGGCCACCGTGGAGGCGCTGGACACGACGCAACTGGCGGCGGCAGCGGCTAGCATCCAGCAGGCGCGGCGGATCCACGTTATCGGCCTGCGGGCCAGCTTCGGGGCCGCGCATTACCTGGCGTATTACCTCGACTATCTGCGCGATTCGGTGCACTTGGTCTCGGGGCACGCTGGCGTCAGCGTCGAGCAGGCATTGCGGCTGGGCGAAGAGGATCTGGTGATCGGCATCGCCTTTCGGCCCGAGTCGCGGATGAGCATCGACTACTGCCGGCTGGCGGTGGAGCAGGGCGCCTCGCTGCTGGCGTTGACGAATCATTCCAGCTCGCAACTGGCCACGTTGAGCGAATCGACGCTGCTTGCGCCGGCTGAGGGCGCCTTCTTTTTCAACCCCATGAGTAGCCTGTTCATGCTCGTCGAGCTGTTGCTGTCCCGGGTGGCCCGCGAGATGGGGCACGATGCGGTGCTTGCCTTGCGCCAGCGTGAGGCGCTGATCTCGCGTCTGCACGTCGAGTGA
- a CDS encoding pyridoxal phosphate-dependent aminotransferase — MTTSASSSYVPGPATSAADWLDRGYADDHNATAASDTLLINEQSRLLEMQGRRITKFGFGQSPFPVFPPAVETLAEHAADKAYLPVQGMAALRENVAAFHRHMDGTDWRAERVLIAPGSKLLLFALMKALPRAEVLIPAPAWVSYAPQARLAGQPAVRLETSFDSRWLVTPAQLDQHCREHGPGLRLLILNAPGNPTGLSYEPEMQRELAAVAKRHGVLVLSDEIYGPLHHRGEHRPFALEYPEGTLTTSGLSKWCGAGGWRLGVLNVPEALGDALLTRLLGIASETWSSVTSPVQAAAITAYSVTPALEAYLEAQRRWLQAIGQWCAQRLEVAGVRTHAPDGGFYLFPDFSAHREVLRARGITTSAALTATLLEEAGIALLPGSAFGCEPSQLTVRLAYVDFDGAALLARTCPDDPEAAMAAPELVTVRHGIEVLAAWLNAA; from the coding sequence ATGACCACTTCCGCCTCTTCCTCTTATGTCCCAGGGCCAGCTACCAGCGCCGCCGATTGGCTGGACCGGGGCTACGCCGACGATCATAACGCCACCGCCGCTTCGGATACGCTCTTGATCAACGAGCAGTCGCGTCTACTCGAAATGCAGGGGCGGCGCATCACCAAGTTCGGTTTCGGCCAATCGCCGTTTCCGGTCTTCCCCCCGGCGGTGGAGACGCTGGCCGAACACGCCGCCGATAAGGCCTACCTACCGGTGCAGGGTATGGCGGCGCTGCGAGAGAACGTGGCGGCTTTCCATCGCCACATGGACGGCACGGACTGGCGAGCCGAACGCGTGTTGATCGCCCCGGGGAGCAAACTGCTGCTGTTTGCGCTGATGAAGGCCTTACCGCGCGCCGAAGTGCTCATCCCTGCGCCGGCCTGGGTCTCCTATGCGCCACAGGCGCGACTCGCGGGGCAGCCAGCGGTGCGGCTGGAAACAAGCTTCGATAGCCGCTGGCTGGTCACGCCGGCACAACTCGATCAGCATTGCCGCGAGCATGGCCCTGGCCTACGGCTATTGATCCTCAATGCGCCTGGCAATCCCACGGGGTTGTCGTATGAGCCGGAGATGCAGCGTGAGCTGGCCGCGGTCGCCAAGCGCCATGGCGTGCTGGTGCTCTCCGACGAGATCTACGGGCCGCTTCATCATCGTGGGGAACATCGTCCCTTCGCACTCGAGTACCCCGAGGGTACCTTGACCACTAGCGGGCTTTCCAAGTGGTGTGGAGCAGGTGGCTGGCGCCTGGGTGTATTGAATGTGCCCGAAGCGCTGGGCGATGCATTGCTAACGCGCCTGCTGGGCATCGCTTCGGAAACCTGGTCAAGTGTGACGAGTCCAGTTCAGGCGGCAGCGATCACCGCGTATAGCGTCACGCCGGCGCTGGAAGCGTATCTGGAGGCCCAGCGGCGCTGGCTGCAGGCGATCGGGCAGTGGTGCGCGCAACGTCTTGAGGTAGCCGGGGTTCGCACACATGCGCCGGATGGCGGCTTTTATCTGTTCCCTGATTTCAGTGCACACCGTGAGGTACTACGAGCGCGTGGAATTACCACCAGTGCAGCGTTGACCGCGACGCTGCTCGAAGAGGCAGGTATCGCGCTTTTGCCGGGCAGCGCGTTTGGCTGCGAACCCTCTCAACTGACGGTGCGCTTGGCCTATGTGGACTTCGATGGCGCGGCGCTATTGGCACGCACTTGCCCCGATGACCCCGAGGCGGCGATGGCCGCTCCCGAACTGGTCACAGTGCGTCATGGCATCGAGGTGTTGGCGGCCTGGTTGAATGCTGCTTAA
- a CDS encoding DUF4168 domain-containing protein, producing the protein MQRITALVSAAMLTTGMVAAQSAMAQQEDPAASGTTQTQGASSQDFSDEQLQQFADASEEISQVSQKYTQQLQNADGEDEQKELREKANEEMVSVVEDSGMSVEEFNSVGQAIQQDPELMQRVQGMVQGQQE; encoded by the coding sequence ATGCAACGGATCACTGCTCTTGTTTCAGCGGCTATGCTGACCACCGGAATGGTAGCGGCACAGTCCGCAATGGCACAGCAGGAAGACCCGGCAGCAAGCGGGACAACCCAGACTCAGGGTGCGTCCTCTCAAGATTTTTCTGACGAACAGCTTCAGCAGTTTGCAGATGCATCTGAGGAAATTTCTCAAGTTTCCCAGAAGTACACTCAGCAGCTTCAGAACGCGGATGGCGAAGACGAGCAGAAAGAGCTTCGTGAAAAGGCCAATGAAGAGATGGTCAGCGTTGTCGAAGACAGCGGCATGAGTGTCGAAGAGTTCAACTCCGTTGGCCAGGCGATCCAGCAGGATCCCGAGCTCATGCAGCGCGTTCAGGGCATGGTTCAAGGTCAGCAGGAGTAA
- a CDS encoding CsbD family protein, translating to MNWDQIEGRWTEVKGKAKASWGEMTDDELDQVAGKRDQLIGKLQTKYGITKEEAEKRADDWARSV from the coding sequence ATGAATTGGGATCAGATAGAAGGCCGTTGGACCGAGGTCAAAGGCAAGGCCAAAGCGTCCTGGGGCGAAATGACCGACGATGAACTCGATCAGGTCGCTGGTAAGCGTGATCAATTGATCGGCAAGCTGCAGACCAAATACGGGATCACCAAGGAAGAAGCCGAAAAGCGTGCAGATGACTGGGCCCGTTCGGTCTGA
- a CDS encoding AEC family transporter: MLAQLFAVMAPVFVGASIGFFWIRLGYAYPTDFVTKLVFNVGTPSLILASLSGANIDAHTFGRTMLSTLGVLLVMALATWLMAILLRKNWRVLLAPMMYPNTGNMGLPVALYAFGNEGFAYAITVMVTVALVQFTFGVMMISRSNPLKSLLRTPTVYSILLSVAILLTDTDLPLWIDNTVELISGFTVPLMLITLGVSLANIQVRSLSSGLAFSLLRTAFAVCVAFGVGWLLNLPPLAQSVLVLQMSMPVAVYNYLFAQRSQREPAYVASLVFCSTLLSFLYVPLLLALFM; the protein is encoded by the coding sequence ATGCTCGCCCAACTCTTTGCTGTCATGGCCCCCGTGTTCGTGGGCGCCAGTATCGGATTTTTCTGGATACGACTGGGATACGCGTATCCCACCGACTTCGTCACCAAGCTGGTCTTCAATGTCGGCACGCCGTCGTTGATTCTCGCCTCGCTCTCCGGCGCCAACATCGATGCCCACACTTTTGGGCGCACCATGCTGAGCACGCTGGGCGTGCTTCTGGTCATGGCGCTGGCCACCTGGCTGATGGCGATACTGCTGCGCAAGAACTGGCGCGTGCTATTGGCACCCATGATGTATCCCAACACCGGCAATATGGGCTTACCGGTGGCACTTTATGCATTTGGCAACGAGGGCTTCGCCTATGCCATCACCGTGATGGTGACGGTCGCCCTAGTGCAGTTCACCTTCGGCGTGATGATGATCAGCCGCAGCAATCCGCTGAAAAGCCTGCTGCGCACGCCTACCGTGTATAGCATTCTGCTGTCGGTGGCCATCCTGCTGACGGATACCGATCTGCCATTGTGGATCGACAACACCGTGGAGCTAATCTCCGGCTTCACCGTCCCCTTGATGCTGATCACTCTCGGTGTCTCGCTGGCCAACATCCAGGTGCGCAGTCTGTCTTCGGGGCTCGCCTTCAGCCTGCTGCGCACGGCGTTCGCCGTTTGCGTGGCTTTCGGCGTGGGCTGGCTTCTAAACCTCCCGCCCCTGGCGCAGAGCGTGCTCGTGTTGCAGATGAGCATGCCGGTGGCAGTCTACAACTATCTCTTCGCGCAACGTTCACAGCGCGAACCGGCATATGTCGCCAGTCTCGTGTTCTGCTCGACCCTGCTCTCCTTCCTCTACGTGCCGCTGCTGCTGGCGCTGTTCATGTAG
- a CDS encoding multidrug ABC transporter permease/ATP-binding protein → MELLRVVYRDYRWPFIGVMVLSLASAGLGIGVIAFINQYLIEAQGDPLLVLPQFLGLIALLLVVTLGSQLALTVLGHHFVYRLRGRLIKRILDTDIERIERLGSAHLLASLSSDIRNITIAFVRLPELVQGVILTLGSAAYLAWLSPGMLFITALWVAVTVVGGWYLVSHVYRHLGQVRDTEDRLYKDYEAVIDGRKELALNRDRARALYEDVYERDAKAYRHHIIRSDTFHLSAVNWSNIMMLGAIGMVFFLANGLGWANTNVAATYSLTLLFLRTPLIQAVGALPTLLSAQVAFDKLKTLALTEYRAEFGESAAHGDWQTLELRGVTFAYAAGEHGKGFEVGPVDLTLSRGELVFLIGGNGSGKSTLARLLTGLYQPYAGEILIDGTPVDEAGWQAFRSRFAAVFTDFHLFDQVIGPDGEAPDTALAEAWIARLGMGEKLHFDGWRVTDTQLSQGQRKRLALLLAVAEQRDILLLDEWAADQDPQFRRIFYRELLPMLREHGKTVFAISHDDHYFQHADRLLEMRAGQLSELTGEMRERVSRDAVARLEDTSGNV, encoded by the coding sequence ATGGAACTTTTGCGCGTCGTCTATCGCGATTATCGCTGGCCGTTCATCGGCGTCATGGTGTTGAGTCTGGCAAGCGCCGGGCTTGGTATCGGGGTCATCGCTTTCATCAACCAGTACTTGATCGAGGCCCAAGGCGATCCGCTTCTGGTGCTGCCTCAGTTTCTGGGACTCATCGCCTTGCTGCTGGTGGTGACGCTCGGTTCGCAATTGGCGCTGACCGTGCTTGGCCACCATTTCGTTTATCGTCTGCGCGGGCGTCTTATCAAACGGATTCTGGATACCGACATCGAGCGTATCGAGCGCCTGGGCAGCGCGCATCTGCTGGCTAGTTTGTCCAGCGACATCCGTAATATCACCATCGCCTTCGTGCGACTTCCCGAGCTGGTGCAGGGCGTGATCCTGACGCTGGGCTCGGCCGCTTACCTGGCCTGGCTCTCGCCGGGGATGCTGTTCATCACCGCGCTGTGGGTGGCGGTGACCGTGGTGGGTGGCTGGTATCTGGTGTCGCATGTGTATCGCCATCTGGGCCAAGTACGTGACACCGAGGATCGACTCTACAAGGATTACGAGGCGGTGATCGATGGCCGCAAGGAACTGGCCCTCAATCGCGATCGTGCCCGGGCGCTTTACGAGGATGTCTACGAGCGCGACGCCAAGGCCTATCGGCATCACATCATCCGCTCTGATACCTTCCACCTGAGCGCGGTGAACTGGTCGAACATCATGATGCTGGGGGCCATCGGCATGGTGTTTTTCCTCGCCAATGGCCTGGGTTGGGCCAACACCAATGTGGCGGCCACCTATTCGCTGACGCTTTTGTTCCTGCGCACGCCCCTGATTCAGGCGGTGGGGGCGTTGCCCACGCTGTTGAGTGCCCAGGTCGCCTTCGACAAGCTCAAGACACTGGCGTTGACCGAGTATCGCGCCGAGTTCGGCGAGAGCGCCGCGCACGGCGACTGGCAGACATTGGAACTGCGCGGTGTGACCTTTGCCTATGCTGCGGGCGAGCATGGCAAGGGGTTCGAAGTGGGGCCAGTCGATCTTACCTTGTCGCGCGGTGAACTCGTGTTTCTGATCGGTGGCAACGGCAGTGGCAAATCGACGTTGGCACGCCTGCTGACCGGACTTTATCAGCCATATGCCGGCGAGATCCTCATCGATGGTACCCCTGTGGACGAGGCTGGGTGGCAGGCGTTTCGTAGCCGTTTCGCTGCCGTATTCACCGACTTCCATCTATTCGACCAGGTGATCGGCCCTGATGGCGAGGCGCCGGACACGGCCTTGGCCGAAGCCTGGATCGCACGCCTGGGCATGGGCGAGAAGCTGCATTTCGATGGCTGGCGGGTGACCGACACGCAGCTTTCCCAGGGGCAGCGCAAGCGCCTGGCGTTGCTGCTGGCGGTCGCCGAGCAGCGCGATATCCTGCTGCTCGACGAATGGGCGGCGGATCAGGATCCGCAGTTCCGGCGCATCTTCTACCGCGAGCTGCTACCTATGCTGCGCGAACACGGCAAGACCGTTTTCGCCATTAGCCACGACGATCACTACTTCCAGCACGCTGACCGCCTGCTGGAGATGCGCGCAGGCCAGTTGAGCGAACTGACCGGCGAGATGCGCGAGCGCGTCAGCCGCGACGCCGTGGCACGGCTCGAAGACACTTCAGGCAACGTGTGA
- a CDS encoding sucrase ferredoxin, translated as MSHRFCADLSREQHDPLAGSAAHFERNLLISWPRNKWTRNLRHANDMPDSLAKTLDAIAADGRRVNLIHRREQADESHQVFLMPERRRFVVPREALETFLAAWQSGAPLTAWEGARVDHDLLLCCTHGKKDKCCAKYGYQTYKQLAQVVAAHELPFDVWESSHLGGCRFAASLILLSPVRKYGRLTPQQALPFLQAEAQGRRFLPGYRGDSQLTPAQQCAQLAALTFLEQRYPTANLTLQDDTGNEHRRRILWRWEQDDAHGRLQTVCETATILRVDMCSDLDDGPTESLVWHASEISPA; from the coding sequence ATGAGCCATCGATTCTGCGCCGATCTCAGCCGTGAGCAGCATGATCCGTTGGCTGGCAGCGCCGCGCATTTTGAGCGCAATCTGCTGATCAGTTGGCCTCGCAACAAGTGGACGCGAAATCTGCGTCATGCCAACGACATGCCGGACAGCCTGGCAAAAACCCTCGACGCCATCGCCGCCGATGGGCGACGGGTCAATCTGATTCATCGACGCGAGCAGGCCGACGAGAGCCATCAGGTGTTTCTGATGCCCGAACGCCGGCGGTTTGTCGTACCTCGCGAGGCACTGGAGACGTTTCTGGCCGCGTGGCAATCAGGGGCGCCACTGACGGCATGGGAAGGGGCGCGAGTCGACCACGACCTGCTGCTTTGCTGCACGCACGGCAAGAAAGATAAGTGCTGCGCCAAGTATGGTTACCAGACCTACAAGCAGTTGGCCCAGGTCGTCGCAGCACACGAACTGCCCTTCGATGTATGGGAAAGCAGCCATCTGGGCGGCTGCCGCTTCGCCGCCAGCCTCATACTGCTCTCGCCAGTCCGCAAGTACGGCCGCCTCACACCGCAGCAGGCATTGCCCTTCCTGCAAGCGGAGGCGCAAGGCCGTCGTTTTCTGCCCGGCTATCGCGGCGACTCCCAACTGACACCCGCACAGCAGTGTGCTCAGCTCGCAGCCCTGACCTTTCTAGAACAACGGTACCCGACGGCCAACCTGACGCTACAGGACGACACTGGCAACGAGCATCGGAGACGCATCCTGTGGCGATGGGAGCAAGATGATGCGCATGGCCGACTGCAGACCGTATGCGAAACGGCGACGATTCTGCGTGTCGACATGTGCTCCGATCTGGACGACGGTCCCACCGAAAGCCTCGTCTGGCATGCCAGCGAGATCTCACCCGCATGA
- a CDS encoding ABC transporter ATP-binding protein, with the protein MPSIPAKPPRLTGEALCAGYESRRVLDGVDLTVAEGKLTVLLGANGSGKSTLLKTLARTLIPSAGQVCLDGKDIHRRNTREVAQRLGILPQGPVAPEGLTVRQLVGMGRFPHQRLWRQDAEQDARAIREAMAYADVTEFAERSVDALSGGQRQRCWIAMVLAQETDLILLDEPTTFLDLKVQVDLLELLSRLAHEHSRTLLLVLHDLNLAAAYADQLVMMREGQIVTRGAPEEVFTAINLKHVFDLDAHVLEDPETGSPICVPHKKKRPHRRAHPTTQQRCVS; encoded by the coding sequence ATGCCCTCGATACCTGCCAAGCCGCCTCGTCTAACAGGCGAAGCCTTGTGCGCCGGGTACGAATCCCGACGCGTACTGGACGGCGTCGATCTGACGGTGGCCGAGGGCAAGCTGACGGTGTTGCTGGGCGCCAACGGTAGCGGGAAGTCGACGCTGTTGAAGACACTGGCGCGCACGCTTATACCCAGCGCCGGGCAAGTCTGTCTCGATGGCAAGGATATCCACCGCCGCAATACGCGAGAGGTAGCACAGCGCCTGGGTATCCTGCCCCAGGGCCCTGTGGCCCCGGAGGGACTGACGGTGCGGCAACTGGTGGGTATGGGGCGCTTTCCTCACCAACGGTTGTGGCGACAGGACGCCGAGCAGGATGCCCGCGCCATCCGTGAGGCGATGGCCTATGCCGATGTCACGGAGTTCGCCGAACGCAGCGTCGATGCGCTCTCCGGCGGTCAGCGTCAGCGTTGTTGGATCGCTATGGTGCTGGCCCAGGAGACCGATCTAATCCTGCTCGATGAGCCCACCACTTTCCTCGATCTCAAGGTGCAAGTGGACTTGCTGGAGCTGCTATCCCGCCTGGCCCATGAGCACAGCCGCACCCTGCTGCTGGTCCTGCACGACCTGAACCTGGCGGCAGCCTACGCGGACCAGCTAGTGATGATGCGTGAAGGGCAGATTGTCACCCGCGGCGCGCCAGAGGAGGTATTCACGGCCATCAATCTCAAGCATGTCTTCGATCTCGATGCCCATGTGCTCGAAGACCCCGAGACCGGCAGCCCGATCTGCGTGCCACACAAGAAAAAGCGACCCCATCGGCGTGCCCACCCCACCACCCAACAGCGCTGTGTGTCATGA
- a CDS encoding IucA/IucC family protein — MSYARFSRLPGEMSRHASMHALLNCIIKEVAIPHGAVFHRWPARRDGLPQQLHGLPLLIEWSASLSLFVMVDRRSVIGSHFYLSDVYLREAESAGWHAPEMGELIAALLEHCRWNDGTLNRELCDQVVQSQDVMTTIVTHAVEQPRLHPLTDYRCSEQGLWFGHPNHPTPKTRQWPSHLLQERPAYAPEFCATTALYQFSFPVAGLSVQANRINAQDVLAQVADQRHAEDDGRVVLSMHPVQADLFLQDARVAEMIEDGTICDLGQSGLQAAPTASMRTWYIAGHPWFLKGSLNVRITNCVRKNAWYELESTLIIDRIMHRLVQLEDAALQALCVAQEPATVHWTPAVGDEADKRWFREQTGMILRENFCQRFSPERCLLSATLFARDVQLVPMVLSFIDTAMPGEVPRPLPAEGRVRAWFQAYLRTLVGPVLVLFFRHGIVMEPHLQNCVLIHDQGMPRQVLLRDFEGVKLTEDKGVDWLTGESLHPHVRESMTYCREQGWNRIAYCLLVNHVAEAILALSWQRPALGEALWQDILDELHRVREALGGDAPELDTLLAGGELPCKTNFKLRLMARADRQAQYVALPNPWHTTQNLGREVAYG; from the coding sequence ATGAGCTACGCCCGTTTCTCTCGTTTACCCGGCGAGATGAGCCGGCACGCATCCATGCATGCGTTGCTGAATTGCATTATCAAGGAAGTGGCAATACCCCATGGTGCCGTATTCCACCGATGGCCGGCCCGGCGCGATGGACTGCCGCAGCAGTTGCACGGTCTACCCTTACTGATCGAATGGTCGGCATCGCTGTCGCTGTTTGTGATGGTGGACCGGCGTTCGGTCATTGGTAGCCACTTTTATCTCTCCGATGTCTACCTGCGAGAGGCAGAGAGTGCTGGCTGGCATGCCCCTGAGATGGGGGAGTTGATCGCCGCACTGTTGGAGCACTGCCGGTGGAATGACGGCACGCTTAATCGGGAATTGTGCGATCAAGTCGTGCAAAGCCAGGATGTCATGACGACGATCGTCACGCATGCCGTCGAGCAGCCCAGGCTTCATCCGCTGACGGACTACCGTTGCAGTGAGCAGGGGCTGTGGTTTGGCCATCCCAATCACCCCACGCCCAAGACCCGGCAATGGCCGTCCCATTTGCTTCAGGAAAGGCCTGCCTACGCGCCGGAGTTCTGCGCCACTACGGCTCTGTATCAGTTCTCCTTTCCGGTGGCCGGGCTGAGCGTGCAGGCCAATCGCATCAATGCTCAGGATGTGCTGGCGCAGGTGGCGGACCAGCGCCATGCCGAGGATGACGGGCGTGTGGTGCTCAGCATGCACCCGGTGCAGGCCGACCTGTTCCTCCAGGATGCCCGAGTGGCGGAGATGATTGAGGACGGCACCATCTGCGATCTTGGCCAGAGCGGTTTGCAGGCGGCGCCCACCGCCTCGATGCGAACCTGGTACATCGCGGGGCATCCTTGGTTCCTCAAGGGTTCGCTGAATGTGCGCATCACCAACTGTGTGCGCAAGAACGCCTGGTACGAGCTGGAAAGCACGCTGATCATCGATCGCATCATGCACCGGCTCGTCCAGCTCGAGGATGCGGCGCTGCAGGCACTCTGCGTGGCCCAGGAACCGGCCACGGTGCACTGGACGCCGGCCGTGGGCGATGAGGCCGACAAACGCTGGTTCCGGGAGCAGACCGGCATGATCCTGAGAGAAAACTTCTGTCAGCGCTTCTCGCCGGAACGTTGCCTGCTCAGCGCGACATTGTTCGCGCGCGATGTGCAGTTGGTGCCCATGGTGTTGTCCTTCATCGACACAGCGATGCCCGGCGAGGTACCTCGGCCACTGCCAGCGGAAGGTCGGGTTCGGGCGTGGTTTCAGGCCTACCTGCGTACTCTGGTGGGCCCGGTCTTGGTGCTATTCTTCCGTCACGGCATCGTCATGGAGCCCCACCTGCAGAATTGCGTGCTGATCCATGACCAAGGCATGCCTCGGCAGGTGCTGTTGCGCGACTTCGAGGGGGTCAAGCTGACCGAGGATAAGGGAGTGGACTGGCTCACGGGGGAGTCACTGCATCCCCACGTCAGGGAGTCGATGACCTATTGTCGCGAGCAGGGCTGGAACCGTATCGCTTATTGCCTGCTCGTCAATCATGTCGCCGAGGCGATCCTGGCACTGAGCTGGCAGCGCCCGGCCCTGGGCGAGGCGCTGTGGCAGGACATCCTGGACGAGCTGCACCGCGTGCGGGAGGCCCTGGGCGGCGACGCACCAGAGCTGGATACGTTGCTGGCGGGGGGCGAGCTGCCCTGCAAGACCAACTTCAAGCTACGGCTGATGGCCCGGGCGGACCGGCAGGCTCAGTATGTGGCGTTGCCCAACCCCTGGCACACCACCCAGAACCTGGGACGGGAGGTGGCCTATGGCTGA
- a CDS encoding type III PLP-dependent enzyme: MAERLAIPDHVLSAIASQRQASSEPMAAFFYDLPALAAHGRAMREALPPGVELYYAIKANSEAAIIDTLAPVVDGLELSSGGEIARACACSTPRPWVLSGPGKLDTDMREAMRRGVEAFHVESLGEVARLQAVAAALDHQQPVLLRINPALPEDLSSRLRMAGTATPFGIDESQLADAVRAVDDAPNLALVGFHIHAMSHQRCEQRHQRLLASYLERWPQWRALARAPERVTQLNVGGGIGVNYLQPSEQFDWSGLCQALGQRLAAMDEPPLVRFEIGRFLSAFCGYYAIEVLDTKVSHGEGFIVCRGGTHQFRLPAAQGHDHPVIHLPRDPRQASEGERRSWTVVGQLCTPKDVLSRQQELQGVEVGDLLVLPLAGAYGYNISHADFLCHPRPDQVFIRDAREGSELETTSHRRAEPVS, from the coding sequence ATGGCTGAGCGCCTGGCGATTCCCGATCACGTGCTCTCCGCCATCGCCTCGCAGCGACAGGCCAGCTCAGAGCCCATGGCGGCGTTCTTCTATGACCTGCCGGCACTCGCCGCGCATGGCCGGGCCATGCGCGAGGCATTGCCACCGGGCGTCGAGCTTTACTATGCGATCAAGGCCAACAGTGAAGCGGCCATCATCGATACGCTGGCGCCGGTGGTGGACGGGCTCGAGCTATCGTCTGGCGGCGAGATCGCGCGGGCCTGCGCCTGCTCGACGCCGCGCCCCTGGGTGCTCTCCGGCCCGGGCAAGCTGGATACCGACATGCGTGAGGCCATGAGGAGAGGCGTCGAGGCCTTTCATGTCGAAAGCCTCGGGGAAGTAGCACGCCTGCAGGCGGTCGCGGCGGCGCTGGATCACCAGCAGCCGGTGCTGCTGCGTATCAATCCGGCCTTGCCCGAGGATCTCTCCAGCCGGCTGCGAATGGCCGGCACCGCCACGCCGTTCGGCATCGACGAGTCGCAGCTTGCTGACGCCGTCCGCGCGGTCGACGACGCGCCGAACCTGGCGCTGGTCGGTTTTCATATCCATGCCATGTCGCACCAACGTTGCGAGCAGCGCCACCAGCGGCTGCTGGCGTCCTATCTGGAGCGCTGGCCGCAGTGGCGAGCGCTGGCGCGTGCTCCTGAACGGGTCACGCAGCTCAATGTGGGGGGCGGCATCGGTGTGAACTATCTCCAGCCGTCCGAGCAGTTCGACTGGTCCGGCCTGTGCCAGGCCTTGGGCCAGCGGCTGGCGGCCATGGACGAGCCGCCGCTGGTGCGCTTCGAGATCGGCCGTTTTCTGTCGGCCTTCTGCGGCTACTACGCGATCGAGGTGCTCGATACCAAGGTTAGCCATGGGGAAGGCTTTATCGTCTGCCGGGGTGGTACACACCAATTCCGACTGCCTGCCGCCCAGGGGCACGATCACCCGGTCATTCACCTGCCGCGCGACCCTCGGCAGGCGAGTGAGGGCGAGCGCCGGTCCTGGACCGTGGTGGGGCAGCTGTGTACCCCCAAGGACGTGCTGAGCCGCCAGCAGGAGCTGCAAGGGGTCGAGGTGGGCGACTTGCTAGTGCTGCCGCTGGCCGGTGCCTACGGCTACAACATCTCTCACGCGGACTTCCTGTGCCACCCCCGGCCGGATCAGGTCTTCATCCGTGACGCCCGCGAAGGCAGCGAACTCGAGACGACCAGCCATCGGCGCGCCGAGCCGGTGAGCTGA